From a region of the Panicum virgatum strain AP13 chromosome 2K, P.virgatum_v5, whole genome shotgun sequence genome:
- the LOC120692080 gene encoding zinc finger CCCH domain-containing protein 50-like: MGDLADLACAGEAARSHLASGGRRDLLAELLELAAADDAAGFREKLAAAGGDAELADGVGLWYGRSKAYEPRTPLMVAATYGSAAVVSLLLGLGCVDVNRRPGVDGATPLHCAASGGSPNAVAIVKVLLAAGADPVAPDAAGRFPADVILAPPASPDALGDLEMLLGRRRGLAVATLVPSGSSSPDEGNRSPSSRSSSLSPITVDRAKKEYPVDPTLPDIKSSVYASDEFRMFAFKVRPCSRAYSHDWTECPFVHPGENARRRDPRKHPYTAVPCPNFRRPGGCPSGDCCEFSHGVFESWLHPSQYRTRLCKEGAACARRICFFAHDEDELRHVPHNSGAGLLSPRASSSIDMSAAAAALGLLPGSPTRHFVPPPLSPSAASNGGGAAAHWLQGSRLRSSFNARDAQADDLGALLEWESQYLGALNLPQSSRSQPRLSSGLSIRPTAIAPSNLEDVYASDMTMSPRFTNDQSHSVYSPAHKSALLNKFHQQKGLLSPVNTNRMYSPRGLDPSIIHSPFGGMSPRSPRTMEPTSPRSARVGATVTQRDMFDHFSSVNKHQLPSVGSPRNLNASWGNIGTPKSKVDWGVDNEELVRLRHPAQPGAAEEEPDVSWVQSLVNNAELNGKRGEMAGMASGPMSRPDLSSQGDLVDQTMIASWLEQQMHLEPK; encoded by the coding sequence ATGGGCGACCTTGCTGATCTCGCGTGCGCGGGCGAGGCCGCGCGCTCGCATCTCgccagcggcggccgccgggacctgctggcggagctgctggagctcgcggcggcggacgacgccGCGGGGTTCCGGGAGAAGctcgcggcggcaggcggcgatGCGGAGCTGGCGGACGGGGTGGGTCTGTGGTACGGCCGGAGCAAGGCGTACGAGCCGCGCACGCCGCTGATGGTGGCGGCGACGTACGGCAGCGCGGCGGTTGTGTCGCTGCTGCTCGGCctgggatgcgtcgacgtcAACCGGCGAccgggcgtcgacggcgctaCCCCGCTGCACTGCGCCGCCTCCGGCGGCTCGCCGAACGCCGTCGCCATCGTCAAGGTGCTCCTTGCTGCCGGCGCCGACCCGGTCgcccccgacgccgccggccgcttccCTGCGGACGTCATCCTGGCTCCTCCTGCTTCGCCGGACGCCTTGGGCGATCTGGAGATgctccttggccgccgccgaggtCTAGCTGTCGCGACCTTGGTGCCATCGGGCTCGTCCTCGCCGGATGAGGGCAACAGGTCGCCATCCTCTCGGTCATCTTCGTTGTCCCCAATCACCGTGGACCGTGCCAAGAAGGAGTACCCGGTGGATCCGACGCTGCCGGACATCAAGAGCAGCGTTTATGCCTCCGATGAGTTCCGCATGTTCGCATTCAAGGTGCGGCCCTGCTCCAGGGCCTACTCGCATGACTGGACCGAGTGTCCGTTCGTGCACCCCGGCGAGAACGCCCGCCGCCGAGACCCCCGCAAGCACCCGTACACTGCTGTGCCCTGCCCCAACTTCCGCCGCCCTGGTGGCTGCCCCAGTGGTGATTGCTGCGAGTTCTCCCATGGTGTGTTCGAGAGCTGGCTCCACCCGTCGCAGTACCGCACAAGGCTCTGCAAGGAGGGCGCAGCTTGTGCCCGCCGCATCTGCTTCTTCGCCCACGATGAAGATGAGCTCCGCCATGTGCCTCACAATAGTGGTGCAGGTTTGCTGTCTCCCCGTGCATCTTCATCTATTGAcatgtctgctgctgctgctgctcttgggCTTCTACCTGGATCTCCTACCAGGCACTTTGTGCCACCCCCGCTGTCGCCATCGGCTGCCAGCAATGGTGGAGGTGCTGCTGCTCATTGGCTCCAAGGTAGCAGGCTGCGTTCTTCTTTCAATGCAAGAGATGCACAGGCTGATGACCTTGGCGCGCTCCTGGAATGGGAATCACAATACCTTGGAGCGCTCAACCTCCCACAAAGCAGCCGATCCCAGCCCCGTCTTTCTAGTGGTCTGAGCATTCGGCCAACAGCAATTGCTCCATCTAACCTCGAAGATGTGTATGCTTCAGACATGACAATGTCACCAAGGTTCACCAATGACCAAAGTCACTCAGTCTACTCACCAGCACACAAATCAGCCCTCCTAAACAAGTTTCACCAACAAAAGGGCCTCCTGTCACCAGTTAATACCAACAGGATGTACTCTCCAAGGGGTCTCGATCCATCAATTATCCATTCTCCATTTGGTGGCATGTCTCCTCGGTCCCCTCGCACCATGGAGCCAACATCTCCTCGAAGTGCCCGTGTTGGAGCTACTGTCACACAGCGTGACATGTTTGATCATTTCTCGTCCGTGAACAAGCATCAGTTGCCATCTGTTGGTTCGCCACGGAATCTTAATGCTTCATGGGGCAACATTGGTACCCCGAAGAGTAAGGTTGACTGGGGTGTTGACAATGAGGAGCTGGTCCGTTTGAGGCATCCTGCGCAACCAGGAGCTGCAGAAGAGGAGCCAGATGTGTCATGGGTGCAGTCACTGGTGAACAATGCTGAGCTGAATGGCAAGAGGGGTGAAATGGCAGGCATGGCCTCTGGACCTATGAGTAGGCCTGACCTGAGCAGTCAGGGTGATTTAGTGGATCAGACGATGATTGCTTCTTGGCTTGAGCAGCAGATGCACTTGGAGCCGAAATAA
- the LOC120692087 gene encoding HVA22-like protein k, which translates to MAFLAPAISGEVGLRLLLAPLSSNVVIRTASCAVGIGLPVYSTFRAIEKKDEKEKERLLLYWAVYGSFSIAEVFADKLLSSVPLYYHVKFAILVWLQFPSNGGSKHVYNKYLRPFFLKHQAKIDRFLNILSKELTKFVSSHEDEIRFIENMAIRGATTANNIVNGLDQPDEPQAINAIEGPNPTPTEEAGGLGSET; encoded by the exons ATGGCTTTCCTCGCCcccgccatctccggcgag GTGGGTTTGCGGCTCTTATTGGCTCCGCTAAGCTCTAATGTAGTCATCCGTACAGCCAG tTGTGCCGTGGGGATTGGTCTACCTGTATACTCCACTTTCAGAGCTATAGAGAAGAAGGATGAAAAGGAGAAAGAGCGGTTGCTCTTGTATTGGGCAG TGTATGGATCCTTTAGCATTGCTGAAGTCTTTGCAGATAAGCTTCTTTCAAG TGTTCCTCTCTATTATCATGTGAAGTTTGCTATCCTTGTGTGGCTCCAGTTCCCTTCAAACGGG GGATCCAAGCATGTGTACAATAAATACCTACGTCCATTTTTCCTGAAACATCAAGCAAAAATTGATAGATTTCTGAATATTCTGTCAAAGGAACTT ACGAAGTTTGTCAGCAGCCATGAAGATGAAATTCGTTTTATAGAGAACATGGCCATCAGAGGTGCTACCACAG CAAACAACATCGTAAATGGCCTTGACCAACCTGATGAACCGCAAGCAATTAATGCAATTGAAGGTCCGAATCCAACTCCAACGGAAGAAGCTGGTGGGTTGGGATCTGAGACTTGA
- the LOC120692097 gene encoding protein TIC 20-I, chloroplastic-like isoform X2, with the protein MTTSLPKENSVKGIPSLSIRHNQHPRSVSCQASSLASFSYPELTLKPRWWWRTLACVPYLLPLHNMWSYADVIYQLHTYLQGFSLLYTFIDTMTLCPGWLFLVIFMTVYFFVVRRKWSPHFLRFHVILAILLDTGSQAVATMCTWMPSMVYQGKPMQYFWMSIAFIQIFTVLECMRCALCGMYPNVPFISHTAFIHSDLNLFR; encoded by the coding sequence ATGACTACATCATTGCCAAAGGAAAATTCTGTCAAGGGCATTCCATCACTATCAATAAGGCACAATCAGCATCCAAGGTCCGTTAGCTGTCAAGCATCCTCATTGGCATCATTCAGTTACCCGGAGCTGACTTTGAAACCCAGATGGTGGTGGAGAACACTTGCTTGTGTGCCATACTTGCTGCCACTCCACAACATGTGGTCTTACGCCGACGTGATCTACCAGCTGCACACTTACTTGCAGGGGTTTTCACTGCTGTACACGTTCATTGATACCATGACACTGTGTCCTGGGTGGCTCTTCTTGGTGATATTTATGACGGTGTACTTCTTCGTTGTGAGGCGGAAGTGGTCACCACACTTTTTGAGGTTCCATGTGATCCTGGCCATCCTCTTGGACACTGGCTCCCAAGCAGTGGCCACCATGTGTACCTGGATGCCAAGCATGGTGTATCAGGGGAAACCGATGCAGTACTTCTGGATGTCTATCGCCTTCATACAGATCTTCACAGTGCTCGAGTGTATGCGGTGTGCTCTTTGTGGAATGTACCCAAATGTCCCGTTCATATCACACACGGCGTTCATTCACTCTGATCTGAACCTGTTCAGATAG
- the LOC120692097 gene encoding protein TIC 20-I, chloroplastic-like isoform X1, protein MVWCQGLSAGNAQLLAFPGRSSSLRSTQFHVKRNTFSAGALRGSVRHGMTTSLPKENSVKGIPSLSIRHNQHPRSVSCQASSLASFSYPELTLKPRWWWRTLACVPYLLPLHNMWSYADVIYQLHTYLQGFSLLYTFIDTMTLCPGWLFLVIFMTVYFFVVRRKWSPHFLRFHVILAILLDTGSQAVATMCTWMPSMVYQGKPMQYFWMSIAFIQIFTVLECMRCALCGMYPNVPFISHTAFIHSDLNLFR, encoded by the exons ATGGTTTGGTGTCAGGGCTTATCTGCTGGAAATGCTCAGCTTCTTGCTTTTCCTGGTAGATCATCAAGTCTAAGGAGCACCCAGTTTCATGTTAAGAGGAATACTTTTTCTGCGGGGGCTCTACGAG GCTCCGTTCGTCATGGCATGACTACATCATTGCCAAAGGAAAATTCTGTCAAGGGCATTCCATCACTATCAATAAGGCACAATCAGCATCCAAGGTCCGTTAGCTGTCAAGCATCCTCATTGGCATCATTCAGTTACCCGGAGCTGACTTTGAAACCCAGATGGTGGTGGAGAACACTTGCTTGTGTGCCATACTTGCTGCCACTCCACAACATGTGGTCTTACGCCGACGTGATCTACCAGCTGCACACTTACTTGCAGGGGTTTTCACTGCTGTACACGTTCATTGATACCATGACACTGTGTCCTGGGTGGCTCTTCTTGGTGATATTTATGACGGTGTACTTCTTCGTTGTGAGGCGGAAGTGGTCACCACACTTTTTGAGGTTCCATGTGATCCTGGCCATCCTCTTGGACACTGGCTCCCAAGCAGTGGCCACCATGTGTACCTGGATGCCAAGCATGGTGTATCAGGGGAAACCGATGCAGTACTTCTGGATGTCTATCGCCTTCATACAGATCTTCACAGTGCTCGAGTGTATGCGGTGTGCTCTTTGTGGAATGTACCCAAATGTCCCGTTCATATCACACACGGCGTTCATTCACTCTGATCTGAACCTGTTCAGATAG
- the LOC120692097 gene encoding protein TIC 20-I, chloroplastic-like isoform X3, whose amino-acid sequence MYAQVIVQGPHGCKMVWCQGLSAGNAQLLAFPGRSSSLRSTQFHVKRNTFSAGALRGSVRHGMTTSLPKENSVKGIPSLSIRHNQHPRSVSCQASSLASFSYPELTLKPRWWWRTLACVPYLLPLHNMWSYADVIYQLHTYLQGFSLLYTFIDTMTLCPGWLFLVIFMTVYFFVVRRKWSPHFLRFHVILAILLDTGSQAVATMCTWMPSMVYQGKPMQYFWMSIAFIQIFTVLECMRCALCGMYPNVPFISHTAFIHSDLNLFR is encoded by the exons ATGTATGCCCAGGTGATTGTACAAGGGCCACACGGATGCAAAATGGTTTGGTGTCAGGGCTTATCTGCTGGAAATGCTCAGCTTCTTGCTTTTCCTGGTAGATCATCAAGTCTAAGGAGCACCCAGTTTCATGTTAAGAGGAATACTTTTTCTGCGGGGGCTCTACGAG GCTCCGTTCGTCATGGCATGACTACATCATTGCCAAAGGAAAATTCTGTCAAGGGCATTCCATCACTATCAATAAGGCACAATCAGCATCCAAGGTCCGTTAGCTGTCAAGCATCCTCATTGGCATCATTCAGTTACCCGGAGCTGACTTTGAAACCCAGATGGTGGTGGAGAACACTTGCTTGTGTGCCATACTTGCTGCCACTCCACAACATGTGGTCTTACGCCGACGTGATCTACCAGCTGCACACTTACTTGCAGGGGTTTTCACTGCTGTACACGTTCATTGATACCATGACACTGTGTCCTGGGTGGCTCTTCTTGGTGATATTTATGACGGTGTACTTCTTCGTTGTGAGGCGGAAGTGGTCACCACACTTTTTGAGGTTCCATGTGATCCTGGCCATCCTCTTGGACACTGGCTCCCAAGCAGTGGCCACCATGTGTACCTGGATGCCAAGCATGGTGTATCAGGGGAAACCGATGCAGTACTTCTGGATGTCTATCGCCTTCATACAGATCTTCACAGTGCTCGAGTGTATGCGGTGTGCTCTTTGTGGAATGTACCCAAATGTCCCGTTCATATCACACACGGCGTTCATTCACTCTGATCTGAACCTGTTCAGATAG